A region of the Amycolatopsis sp. cg13 genome:
CGCGGGCTCGCCGATTTCCGGACCGCCGCTGGACGACGTCCAGATCGACCGGCCCGCACCGCATCCGCTCGACGTCGTCCTGCTCGACCAGCTTCGCCGCGCCCTGCGCACCACCCGGCCCAGTCCGTCGCTCCGGCTCGGCGAACCCGGCCTGCTGGAGATCGCCGTCTCGTCCCGCGAACAACGCCGGGATCGCTTGCGCGCCCTGCACTTGCTTGGCTACGACCTAGACCAGCCGGTCACCGCTTTGGTGCTAGCCGGTGCTCCGGAAGACGGCCTCGACGCGCTCGCCCGCGCCGGAGCCGGTCGGCTGCACCACCACCGCTTGGGCCGCCTGACCCTCGCGCTGACCCAAGGCGGCCCAGCGCCGCGCGAGTTAGCCGGGCGCTTGCACAACGACCTCGCCGCCCGCCATCCGGCTTCAACGGGACTTGACCGAGCCGTGGACATCTGGATCGGCATCGGCGAGCCAGCCGCGGCAGCTGACGCGCCCGTGTCCTGGCAGCAAGCCCGCACCGCGCTGCGCTTCGCATCGTCCACTGTGTTCGGTCGCCGAGCCGTACCGTACGGACCGCTCGGAGTCCTTGTCCTGCTTGCGGAATTGCCGCCGTCCCAACTCGCGGCGACCCCCGGCGTAGCGGCGCTCGAAACCCATGCCCGGACGCCCGGCGGAGCACTCGACGTGGAAGCGCTTGAGTCGTACTGCGTCTTCGGCGCGCTCCGGCGGACGGCAACCGAATTGAACCTCCACCACAGCACCGTCGCGGCTCGCCTGGGCCGGATCGAAGCGGCGACCGGCTGGCGGCTCGAAGACGCGATGGACCGCTTCCAAGCGACGTTCGCGCTGCTGGCCCGGCGATTGGTGACGTCGGATCGCACGCTGGGCGACGTCGGGTAGGCGACGCCCGTCGCGCCGACCGGCCGGATCCGGCGACGCGCGTCGGCTGACCCGCCGGGGCTCGCCAGCGACGATCGAGCACGCGCAACGACGCGCGTTTCCCGGAGGGACGCCCATGATCGACCCCACCCGCACCTGGCAGATGCTCGAACAGCGGCTCGAGACGACCACGAATCCCCGGCACCGGCAGGTGCTCGAGATCGTCCTGGAACACATGAAGGCCGAAGCCGAGCCGGACCTCGATCGCCTGATGGCGACGGTCAGCAAGGACGCCGCGTATCACTTCTGGGGCGCGAGCGGCGACAGCGGACCGAAGGGCCACGACGGCGTCCGCGAGTACTACGCGGCTTTCGTGGCGAGCAAGGCGAACCACCTCGAATACCGGATGGACCGCCTCATTGTTGACGATCATGCTCTGGTCACCGAGGGAGATCTGCACATGCTCCTGCCAGGCGCGACCGCGCAGCAGATGGGTTTCCCGGCGGACGACGCCGACGCGGACTACCTGTATGTCAGCAGGCAGCTGATCGTGTGGCCGGTCGACGAGGACGGCCTGATCACCGCAGAGGATTCGTACACGTCCGGGCCGCTGGAATTCCGGAAACTGACCCGCGACGAGCTGCCGCAGGCGTACTTGGACCGGGTGCGTCCGCAACCCGTCTGACGCCGGACATCCGCTGTTCACGCCGCCGCGGGCGGGGCGGGAAAAACCGGACAGTAATCTGACGCACATGAGTCGGTTTGTGGACACACTCGTCGGGACTGCGGCGGACCGGGGGCAACGGCGCGGCATGGTGACCGGCGAGCCCAAGGAGCCGGTGCGCCGGACCTGGGCCCAGGTGCACGACGAAGCGCGCCGGATCGCGGGCGGGCTGGTCAGCGGCGGTTTGAAGCCGGGAAGCGCGGTGGCGGTGCTGGCCGCCGCGCCGGTGCTCATCGCGCCGACCGTGCAGGCGGTGTGGCTCACCGGCGGCAGCGTGACGATGCTGCACCAGCCGACGCCGCGCACCGACCTCGCCGAATGGGCCGAGGACACGGTGAAGGTGCTCGAGATGATCGGGGCCGAGCTGGTCGTGCTGGGCGAACCGTTCGACCAGCTCGCCCCGGTGCTCGAGGGCAAGGGCATCAGCTACCGGCTGATCTCCGAACTGGCCGCTGCCGAACCGCTGGCCGAGATCGTGAAGACCGCAGAGGGCGACACCGCGCTGCTGCAGCTGACCAGCGGATCCACCGCGGAACCGAAGGCCGTCCGGATCACCTA
Encoded here:
- a CDS encoding nuclear transport factor 2 family protein — protein: MIDPTRTWQMLEQRLETTTNPRHRQVLEIVLEHMKAEAEPDLDRLMATVSKDAAYHFWGASGDSGPKGHDGVREYYAAFVASKANHLEYRMDRLIVDDHALVTEGDLHMLLPGATAQQMGFPADDADADYLYVSRQLIVWPVDEDGLITAEDSYTSGPLEFRKLTRDELPQAYLDRVRPQPV
- a CDS encoding PucR family transcriptional regulator yields the protein MDDDVPRLSMLRADTTSVLRLIAHFDALTGLAPDAVVRSAALVAGCPVGAVLGGESVWFDGAGSPISGPPLDDVQIDRPAPHPLDVVLLDQLRRALRTTRPSPSLRLGEPGLLEIAVSSREQRRDRLRALHLLGYDLDQPVTALVLAGAPEDGLDALARAGAGRLHHHRLGRLTLALTQGGPAPRELAGRLHNDLAARHPASTGLDRAVDIWIGIGEPAAAADAPVSWQQARTALRFASSTVFGRRAVPYGPLGVLVLLAELPPSQLAATPGVAALETHARTPGGALDVEALESYCVFGALRRTATELNLHHSTVAARLGRIEAATGWRLEDAMDRFQATFALLARRLVTSDRTLGDVG